A genomic stretch from Microtus pennsylvanicus isolate mMicPen1 chromosome 11, mMicPen1.hap1, whole genome shotgun sequence includes:
- the LOC142859433 gene encoding transcription elongation factor 1 homolog — translation MGRKKSKRKLPPKKRTEPLDTQFTCPFCNHEKSCDVKMNHARKTGVISCAVCLEEFQTRITNLSDPVDVYSDWIDACEAVN, via the coding sequence ATGGGACGAAAGAAGTCTAAACGAAAGCTACCCCCCAAGAAGAGGACAGAACCTCTGGACACGCAGTTCACGTGCCCCTTCTGCAACCATGAGAAGTCTTGTGATGTTAAAATGAACCATGCTCGCAAGACTGGAGTCATCTCCTGTGCCGTGTGCCTAGAGGAGTTCCAGACACGCATTACAAATCTGTCAGACCCAGTGGATGTGTACAGCGATTGGATAGACGCCTGCGAGGCAGTTAATTAG